A genomic stretch from Cloacibacterium caeni includes:
- a CDS encoding pyridoxal phosphate-dependent aminotransferase: protein MNKLSDRLNRLSYSQTFVMSNKAREMKAAGIDVISLTLGEPDFDVPANIKQAAFDAINQNFSHYSPVPGFLELRQAIAKKLKRDNHLDYKPTQICVSNGAKQSILNVLAAVVNDGDEVILPAPYWVSYDEMVKMMGGTSVFIETNIDTEFKMTAEQLEAAITPKTKVILYSSPCNPSGSYYTKDELEKIANVVAKYPYVTIISDEIYEYINYDGKHTSIAEFPQVYEQTAVINGMSKAFAMTGWRIGYSACPEWLAKACDKVQGQMTSGANTVAQRASITGLETDPSEYHFMVESFEKRRNLVFELMKDIPGFKVNLPKAAFYFFPDISYYIGKTIDGFFINNSDDFAMFLLEKAHVACVGGVSFGDANCIRFSYAASEEELKEAMSRIKKALTEAEIH from the coding sequence ATGAATAAACTGTCAGATAGATTAAACAGATTAAGTTATTCTCAAACTTTCGTAATGAGCAATAAAGCCCGTGAAATGAAAGCTGCCGGAATAGATGTGATTTCTTTAACTCTTGGTGAACCAGATTTTGATGTTCCTGCGAATATCAAACAAGCTGCTTTTGATGCTATTAATCAAAATTTCTCTCATTATTCGCCTGTTCCAGGATTTTTAGAATTGAGACAAGCGATTGCTAAAAAGCTGAAAAGAGATAATCATCTGGATTATAAACCAACTCAAATATGTGTTTCAAACGGTGCAAAACAGTCTATTCTTAATGTTTTAGCAGCAGTAGTAAATGATGGTGACGAAGTTATTTTGCCAGCTCCTTATTGGGTTTCTTACGACGAAATGGTGAAAATGATGGGCGGAACTTCAGTTTTTATAGAAACGAATATTGATACAGAGTTTAAAATGACTGCTGAACAACTGGAAGCAGCAATTACTCCAAAAACCAAAGTAATTCTTTACAGTTCGCCTTGTAATCCTTCTGGAAGTTATTATACAAAAGATGAACTAGAAAAAATAGCCAACGTAGTGGCGAAATATCCTTATGTAACGATTATTTCTGATGAAATCTACGAATACATCAATTACGATGGAAAACACACTTCTATTGCAGAATTCCCACAAGTTTATGAACAAACTGCAGTAATCAACGGTATGTCTAAAGCTTTTGCAATGACCGGTTGGAGAATTGGTTATAGCGCTTGTCCAGAATGGTTAGCCAAAGCTTGTGATAAAGTTCAAGGACAAATGACTTCTGGTGCGAATACAGTTGCGCAAAGAGCTTCGATTACAGGATTGGAAACAGATCCGAGTGAATATCATTTTATGGTAGAAAGTTTTGAAAAACGAAGAAATTTGGTTTTTGAATTGATGAAAGATATTCCAGGATTTAAAGTTAATTTGCCAAAAGCAGCATTCTACTTCTTCCCAGATATTTCTTATTACATCGGGAAAACGATTGACGGTTTTTTTATCAATAATTCTGATGATTTTGCGATGTTTTTATTAGAAAAAGCACATGTAGCTTGTGTAGGAGGCGTAAGTTTTGGTGATGCTAATTGTATCAGATTCTCTTATGCGGCTTCTGAAGAAGAATTAAAAGAAGCGATGAGTAGAATTAAAAAAGCTTTAACAGAAGCAGAAATTCATTAA